From Streptomyces sp. 6-11-2, one genomic window encodes:
- a CDS encoding HEAT repeat domain-containing protein gives MTGGESELRELLERAGLEVAGHGRVNNARPAAVAWRPVASGNAVPTVAVRNDRPDQVAELNRQWHRLAVEHGVIDHNGEFLINVAGHGCQSHWCSHWTRVRLAEQWDLTGVLGQRRGRPEFVSMSLDGESVLGATSEEYEVWLIAVDRFHAWVESWAQAHAQETPQMRQSGWHAVLRWKTAPQRLRSAWRDGLARNPAAPASVLRRLLDVAEGERLPGAGWLITRELPDEVVEAWISHPEPRVRKQLAERWTLTAEQRERLFIEPRPGLRWIFTACAVDGRSPLTEATFAQLVADPNAQVRAEVALHRDLPARHLVTLAADADPAVRRAACRRAWPHLEPDTHTSLMADPDPEVRAEAILLAHTAAPMPVSVFAALPDDEQRHRAARECLLSDELGHALAHSPDRELRRAAAGNPDLAPHLVAELGQDLDPAVRWTVSVRPDLTEEERGRVPVEISPKARCNPLPWVRALQDDEEAIRRCASSSHLLVRRSAACAKNLPPDVVERLARDEDWVVRLFLAENCAQAPAEVLLEMCRTWDGYSAARFPEHPNFPRQNTLQYADDPDPRMRKLALEDPTATADLVERFSRDPDRGVRRRALRDPRLTPASVIRLLDDPDCLIREAAARDPHLTTRALTSLLHDATTAMSAAANPAIPEHVMHHLLERQPSVRT, from the coding sequence ATGACGGGCGGGGAAAGTGAACTGCGTGAGCTGCTGGAGCGTGCGGGGCTGGAAGTGGCCGGGCACGGAAGGGTGAACAACGCGCGCCCCGCAGCGGTGGCCTGGCGTCCGGTGGCCTCCGGGAACGCGGTACCGACGGTGGCCGTGCGAAACGACCGGCCGGATCAGGTGGCCGAACTGAACCGGCAGTGGCATCGTCTGGCTGTCGAACACGGCGTGATCGACCACAACGGTGAGTTCCTGATCAACGTCGCCGGGCACGGCTGCCAGTCCCACTGGTGCAGTCACTGGACGCGCGTACGTCTTGCCGAGCAGTGGGACCTGACCGGGGTGCTCGGCCAGCGCCGGGGGCGACCTGAGTTCGTCTCCATGTCGCTGGACGGCGAGAGCGTGCTGGGCGCGACCAGTGAGGAGTACGAGGTCTGGCTGATCGCCGTCGACCGCTTCCACGCGTGGGTCGAGTCCTGGGCTCAGGCTCACGCCCAGGAGACCCCGCAGATGCGCCAGTCCGGGTGGCATGCCGTACTGCGTTGGAAGACCGCGCCACAGCGCCTCCGGTCGGCGTGGCGAGACGGGCTGGCCCGCAACCCAGCCGCACCCGCCTCGGTACTGCGGCGGCTGCTCGATGTCGCAGAAGGCGAACGGCTCCCCGGCGCCGGCTGGCTGATCACCCGTGAATTGCCTGACGAAGTCGTCGAGGCGTGGATCTCCCATCCCGAGCCACGCGTCCGCAAGCAGCTCGCAGAGCGCTGGACACTCACCGCCGAGCAGCGAGAACGGCTCTTCATTGAACCCAGACCCGGGTTGCGATGGATCTTCACCGCCTGTGCGGTGGACGGAAGGTCGCCCCTGACCGAGGCCACGTTCGCGCAACTCGTCGCCGATCCCAACGCGCAGGTGAGAGCCGAGGTCGCACTCCATCGCGATCTGCCCGCCCGGCACCTGGTGACGCTCGCGGCTGATGCGGACCCCGCCGTACGCCGCGCCGCCTGCCGGCGAGCCTGGCCGCACCTGGAACCGGACACCCACACGTCGCTGATGGCTGACCCCGACCCCGAAGTGCGGGCCGAAGCAATCCTGCTCGCCCACACCGCCGCGCCGATGCCGGTCTCGGTGTTTGCGGCTCTGCCCGACGACGAGCAACGCCACCGCGCCGCACGGGAATGCCTGCTCTCCGACGAACTGGGCCACGCTCTCGCGCACAGCCCGGACCGGGAGTTGCGACGCGCGGCCGCCGGCAACCCGGACCTCGCGCCGCACCTGGTCGCTGAACTCGGTCAGGACCTGGACCCGGCCGTCCGGTGGACGGTGTCGGTGCGCCCGGACCTCACCGAGGAGGAACGTGGGCGCGTCCCCGTGGAGATCAGTCCAAAGGCGCGCTGCAATCCGCTCCCGTGGGTGCGGGCTCTGCAGGACGACGAAGAGGCTATCCGCCGCTGCGCCTCCTCCTCCCACCTGCTCGTCCGCCGCAGCGCCGCCTGCGCGAAGAACCTCCCGCCCGACGTCGTCGAACGCCTGGCACGTGACGAGGACTGGGTCGTGCGTCTGTTCCTCGCCGAGAACTGCGCCCAGGCACCCGCCGAGGTTCTGCTCGAGATGTGCCGCACGTGGGACGGCTATTCAGCCGCCCGTTTCCCGGAACACCCCAACTTCCCTCGACAGAACACCCTGCAGTACGCCGACGACCCCGATCCCCGCATGCGCAAGCTCGCCCTCGAAGACCCCACCGCCACGGCGGACCTGGTCGAGAGGTTCAGCCGTGACCCCGACCGCGGCGTGCGCCGGCGGGCCCTTCGCGACCCGCGCCTCACGCCGGCCTCGGTGATCCGTCTCCTCGACGACCCCGACTGCCTCATCAGAGAAGCGGCAGCGCGCGACCCGCACCTGACC
- a CDS encoding SpoIIE family protein phosphatase, producing the protein MTSPKPETPADEFLGPLHVTRAAAVVLDACGIVIGWSPAAERLLGYTPQEILRRPATALVARKAGTQPAPWMNTVGDPGSIRSAALNLRHRDGHTVRMATTMCTVAHGPDGPALVLLAADLEELRSWESHQAMLRGLVTQSPVWLTIYDTELRIVWANAAVDRELGGPLTPYAGRTVDELFPQGQGRMLSEHHPPTLAETMRKVLADGIPVIDLHYLGQVPAAPEYERVWSCSYYRLLDARGEPLGVCEEAVDITERHRAEQRLALLVRAGSCIGTSLDVVRTTAELVEVAVPQFADAVTVDLLPEVLEGTEPADEIAPGQRLVRVCGSRDPQDAAVAPGDAAAEAGQPIEYAFASPQARSMASGRSITENTPGMPAPRSGTGVHARLFVPLQARGAVMGLVTFLRSRTAMPFDTDEQELGDELVARSAVCVDNARRYAREYAAAVTLQRSLLPRRLPPQSALEAAYRYLPADRHVGVGGDWFDVIPLSGTRVALVVGDVVGHGLPAAATMGRLRTTVRALAQLDLDPDELLTRLADVAGQNDWRLQDDDSSEDVEDKGIIGATCLYAVYDPISRRCNWCCAGHPPPAVVDPDSGRVGFAELPSGPPLGLGGPTYESAEVELTPGSVLALFTNGLVDSRTGGVDVGLGRLVQVLAQHRLPLEKLCDQAMAVLPIGPVNDDAALLLVRTRVLDAHQVACWNLPADPSVVSHARAVAAAQLNEWGLPELGFTTELVVSELVTNAIRYASGPIRLRLIRDRALLCEVSDSRHTSPHLRHAANDEEGGRGLFLVAQTTQRWGTRYTSAGKTIWTEQDLTCTEPPQRDAA; encoded by the coding sequence GTGACGAGTCCAAAACCTGAGACCCCTGCCGATGAATTCCTTGGTCCGCTCCACGTGACAAGAGCGGCCGCAGTGGTCCTGGACGCATGCGGCATCGTCATCGGCTGGAGCCCTGCCGCAGAGAGACTCCTCGGCTACACGCCCCAAGAGATACTCAGGCGCCCTGCCACCGCGCTGGTGGCACGCAAGGCCGGTACGCAGCCCGCACCATGGATGAACACAGTCGGCGACCCCGGATCCATCCGCAGTGCGGCACTCAACCTCCGCCATCGGGACGGTCACACCGTGCGCATGGCCACGACCATGTGCACGGTGGCCCACGGCCCTGATGGTCCGGCCCTTGTGCTGCTCGCGGCGGACCTGGAGGAGCTGCGCAGCTGGGAGTCGCATCAGGCGATGCTGCGCGGCCTGGTCACCCAGTCGCCCGTCTGGCTCACCATCTACGACACCGAGCTGCGAATAGTGTGGGCGAACGCCGCTGTCGACCGGGAACTGGGAGGGCCGCTCACACCGTACGCGGGCCGCACTGTGGACGAGCTCTTTCCGCAGGGGCAGGGCCGGATGCTGTCCGAGCATCACCCCCCGACATTGGCGGAGACGATGCGGAAGGTACTCGCCGACGGCATCCCCGTCATCGACCTGCACTACCTCGGGCAGGTACCCGCCGCCCCGGAGTACGAGCGAGTCTGGTCCTGTTCCTACTACCGGCTGCTCGACGCGCGCGGTGAGCCGCTCGGAGTGTGCGAGGAGGCCGTCGACATCACCGAGCGCCACCGGGCGGAGCAGCGGCTGGCGCTGCTCGTGCGGGCCGGGTCCTGTATCGGCACGTCCCTGGATGTGGTCCGTACGACAGCGGAACTCGTCGAGGTGGCTGTACCGCAGTTCGCCGATGCCGTCACCGTCGACCTGCTGCCGGAAGTCCTGGAAGGGACGGAACCCGCCGACGAGATCGCCCCCGGACAACGGTTGGTGCGGGTGTGCGGATCACGGGACCCACAGGACGCGGCCGTCGCACCGGGTGACGCAGCCGCGGAAGCCGGGCAGCCGATCGAGTACGCCTTCGCCTCCCCCCAAGCCCGCAGCATGGCCTCGGGGCGGTCGATCACGGAGAACACACCAGGCATGCCGGCTCCGCGGAGCGGAACCGGTGTCCACGCACGCCTGTTCGTGCCGTTGCAGGCCCGCGGCGCGGTGATGGGGCTGGTCACCTTTCTGCGAAGCCGCACGGCGATGCCCTTCGACACGGACGAGCAGGAGCTGGGCGACGAGTTGGTCGCGCGAAGCGCTGTGTGCGTCGACAACGCCCGCCGCTACGCCCGCGAGTACGCGGCGGCCGTGACACTGCAGCGCAGTCTGCTGCCGCGGCGCCTGCCGCCGCAGAGCGCGCTCGAAGCGGCGTACCGCTACTTGCCGGCCGACCGCCACGTCGGCGTGGGCGGCGACTGGTTCGACGTCATCCCTCTGTCGGGTACGCGCGTCGCACTGGTTGTCGGCGACGTGGTGGGCCATGGATTGCCGGCCGCGGCCACCATGGGGCGGCTGCGCACGACCGTACGGGCCCTGGCCCAACTGGACCTCGACCCCGACGAACTGCTGACGCGGCTGGCAGACGTCGCCGGTCAGAACGACTGGCGCCTCCAGGACGACGACTCCTCTGAGGATGTTGAGGACAAGGGCATCATCGGCGCTACCTGTCTGTATGCCGTCTACGACCCGATCTCTCGGCGGTGCAACTGGTGCTGCGCGGGGCATCCGCCGCCAGCGGTGGTCGACCCTGACAGCGGCCGCGTCGGCTTCGCCGAGCTGCCTTCGGGCCCGCCGCTGGGACTGGGCGGTCCGACCTACGAGAGTGCGGAGGTCGAGCTCACCCCGGGCAGCGTGCTGGCCCTGTTCACCAACGGCCTCGTAGATTCCCGTACCGGAGGTGTCGACGTCGGGTTGGGTCGGTTGGTTCAGGTTCTCGCACAGCACCGACTCCCTCTGGAGAAGCTGTGCGACCAGGCGATGGCGGTGCTCCCCATCGGGCCGGTGAACGATGACGCAGCGTTGCTGCTGGTGCGCACCCGCGTGCTGGACGCCCATCAGGTGGCCTGCTGGAACCTGCCGGCCGACCCCAGCGTGGTGTCGCACGCCCGCGCGGTGGCCGCCGCGCAACTGAATGAGTGGGGACTGCCGGAACTGGGGTTCACCACAGAACTGGTCGTGAGCGAGCTGGTCACCAACGCCATCCGGTATGCCTCGGGTCCGATCCGCCTGAGGCTCATCCGGGACCGGGCTCTGCTGTGCGAGGTCTCAGACAGCAGGCACACCTCACCGCACCTGCGGCACGCCGCCAATGACGAGGAGGGCGGCCGCGGCCTGTTCCTGGTGGCACAGACGACTCAGCGGTGGGGCACCCGCTACACCTCCGCCGGCAAGACCATCTGGACCGAGCAGGACCTGACCTGCACCGAGCCACCGCAGCGCGATGCCGCCTGA
- a CDS encoding IS3 family transposase — protein sequence MSGPPLCRAVMVLFLRCIAYASLYTKTRNVGFRRARRSVRQGRVSPLWMLVKAECLRGRVFTTRAQASLALFEYIKGSHNPRRIQKCLLGWRAPVPGRVLGGAPQRRADFLDRAPTAGASSIRANRPSSLPSATEGLGPCHPTRPPQPPRGCVTPTAGRILRPLEDERP from the coding sequence ATGTCCGGACCCCCACTGTGCCGAGCGGTCATGGTCCTCTTCCTCCGATGTATCGCTTACGCATCCCTCTACACCAAAACCCGGAACGTCGGCTTCCGGCGCGCTCGTCGCTCCGTGCGGCAAGGGCGGGTGTCACCGTTGTGGATGCTGGTCAAGGCCGAGTGCCTCCGCGGTCGCGTCTTCACGACCAGGGCCCAGGCGAGCCTCGCACTTTTCGAGTACATCAAGGGCTCCCACAACCCCCGTCGCATCCAGAAGTGCCTCCTGGGATGGCGAGCTCCCGTACCCGGGCGGGTGCTCGGTGGCGCTCCGCAGCGCCGCGCCGACTTCCTGGACCGCGCCCCGACGGCTGGGGCAAGCAGCATCAGGGCGAACCGACCCAGCAGCCTGCCCTCGGCGACAGAAGGGCTTGGGCCATGTCATCCGACCCGTCCGCCACAGCCGCCACGCGGTTGCGTCACCCCAACCGCCGGGCGGATCCTGAGGCCATTGGAGGATGAGCGGCCGTGA
- a CDS encoding NAD(P)/FAD-dependent oxidoreductase yields the protein MTARHSGGPDIVVVGAGLAGLACSLDLCRAGRRVALLEASDGVGGRVRTDQVDGFRLDRGFQVFNTSYPQVKRRLDLRILRLRPFTPGIVAHTSTGPVRLSDPTRLPREAGALLPGRVLPARDLAAMVVLTARDALLPAGTFKRAPDRSTADALSRAGVSPETVAEILRPFLSGVFLEDRLETSARFFHLVWRSMVRGTICLPADGIGAVPVQLARGLPDGVLRLETPVEAVTDAGVLLTDGRELPAASVVVATDAARAARLLPGLGVPCTRTVTTYYHAAARTPLAEPTLLVDSTGAVLNTCVLTEVASTYAPPGTALVSTSVLGPYRSGGDAAVLRRLAELYGTDTSGWQQVAVYTVEGALPAMEPPWPLSRTTRFARGRYVCGDHRATGSVQGALASGTRAARAVLSDLTRC from the coding sequence ATGACCGCTCGGCACAGTGGGGGTCCGGACATCGTCGTCGTTGGCGCGGGGCTCGCCGGCCTGGCCTGTTCCCTGGACCTGTGCCGTGCCGGACGGCGGGTGGCGTTGCTGGAGGCGTCCGATGGTGTGGGTGGCCGCGTGCGTACGGACCAGGTGGATGGGTTTCGACTGGACCGCGGCTTCCAGGTGTTCAACACCTCCTACCCGCAGGTGAAGCGGCGCCTGGACCTGCGGATACTGCGGCTGAGGCCGTTCACCCCGGGCATCGTCGCGCACACCTCGACGGGTCCCGTCCGTCTATCCGACCCGACCCGGCTGCCGAGAGAAGCGGGGGCGCTGCTGCCCGGGCGGGTACTGCCTGCACGTGACCTGGCCGCGATGGTGGTGCTCACCGCGCGGGACGCCCTCCTGCCCGCCGGCACCTTCAAACGAGCCCCGGACCGCTCCACCGCCGACGCTCTGTCCCGCGCGGGGGTGTCGCCCGAAACGGTCGCCGAGATCCTGCGGCCGTTCCTGTCGGGCGTGTTCCTGGAGGACCGGCTGGAGACCTCGGCCCGCTTCTTCCACCTGGTGTGGCGGAGCATGGTCAGAGGCACGATCTGCCTTCCCGCCGACGGCATCGGCGCTGTACCTGTCCAGCTGGCACGTGGGCTGCCCGACGGCGTGCTGCGCCTGGAGACACCCGTCGAGGCGGTCACCGATGCGGGGGTCCTCCTGACGGACGGCCGCGAGCTGCCGGCCGCGTCCGTCGTGGTGGCGACGGACGCGGCTCGCGCGGCCCGCCTGCTGCCGGGCCTGGGCGTGCCCTGTACGCGTACGGTCACCACGTACTACCACGCCGCCGCCCGCACGCCCCTGGCCGAGCCGACTCTCCTGGTGGACAGCACCGGAGCCGTCCTCAACACGTGCGTTCTGACCGAGGTCGCCTCCACGTATGCGCCGCCCGGCACTGCGCTGGTCTCGACCTCCGTGCTGGGCCCCTACCGCTCCGGAGGGGACGCAGCGGTGCTCCGGCGGCTCGCCGAGCTGTACGGCACGGACACGAGCGGCTGGCAGCAGGTCGCCGTGTACACCGTCGAGGGAGCCCTGCCCGCGATGGAGCCGCCCTGGCCGCTGAGCCGCACGACGCGATTCGCCCGGGGCCGGTACGTCTGCGGGGACCACCGGGCGACGGGCTCCGTCCAGGGCGCTCTGGCCTCGGGTACGCGGGCGGCGCGCGCGGTGCTGAGCGACCTGACGCGCTGTTGA